Within the Clarias gariepinus isolate MV-2021 ecotype Netherlands chromosome 27, CGAR_prim_01v2, whole genome shotgun sequence genome, the region TATAATAGTTCTTTTCAGGATCATGCTGTTCATGCTGATTTCACTCTAGGTGAAGAAATATAACTGCAAGAGATTTTTCCCCTCAACTCAAGAGGCAGCATCTGCATCTAATCACTGACATGTCTTATCTGATGTGTCTAAATCACACAGGAGCATCTTTAAATGATGCAATTACTCCAGACGACTGTGTAAATCTAATGCCACCTGAATAGGACTTAACGTGATGGGTAAAAACAAACTATTAAAACTTACAACCTACTTATGCTCATACTGACTATAAATTTAGgttgaataaattaatttcaacaataTGTTTACAACTGTAGAGCAGAAAGCAAATCATTCTGAAAGCTGGGAAAGTGGGAGAATTGAAGTTCCTAAGGTCCGCAAAGGCAAATTCATAGCATTTAAACATTAACCTcttaaaaaaaccttttttatttacatatacacTGTATTGTTAATATATTGACAACAACAATATCAACAATTTCCACAATCAAATCAAAACACTTGATAGCTCTTTAAATCAACCCTCTCTCTTTAATTGATTGGTGCATGTTGttgattatattttaaaaagtgatgaGCTTACCTGTTTTCTTTGCCGTTCTGAATGACAGAGTGTCTGTCTGCAGCGTTGCGTTCACTACAAACATAGGTGTTTCTCCTGGTCATCCCCCCAGACACAGAATTACTCTGTGAAAAAAAGGATTAAGCTGATTATTGATAATAAGCTGATgataaaaaagaatgtaaaatttCAGAAGAGCTGGTGACATACCCCGGGAGCAGTGGAGCCCTTTTTGCGGTCAGGAATGTCAGCCTTATTTGGGTTGTTGGCGTTGCCCAACAGGGGGCTAGCAGGCGCCATGCTACGGCTGCCAGAAGAGCTTGACTTGCGAGGCTGGGCGCTGCTTTCCTCTTTGTGCTCATTATCAGCTGTGGTGGTCTGGCTCCTCTTGGGGTAACCCACGGACGGAATGGCTGGACCAGCTGCGAGGAGAGGCATGGGACCGAAGCCAAGAGGAAGAGATAAAGCTTAGGCATAACTCACCAACAGTGCATTATCTGTGACAATTTCAATTACTATATTCAAGGTGCAATATAATGAAGCTCACCCTGGTCACTGAAGCGCCGTTGTTTCTGGTTGGAGGTACTCCGCTGGACTTTGAGGTGAGACGGTGACTGGCCATTGTTGTGCTCACTGTTGGGTCTGACTTTGGTCAGGGATAAGTTACTGCTGGAGCTGGACTCAGTGGCATCCAACTAGAATCACGAGAACAAAACATGACcgtaattacatttaattacttataatgaaattttataatttttgaatCCAGCAAAAAACCATTCTTATGGATCAGTTGTAAGAACTGATCTCTATTTCACACCAAACCCCATTCTAAAATTGCATGCCTTATGGCTCAACTTATATCGGAAAACACAGACCTGCACAGACTTAAAAACCACAAATCTATACAAAATTGTCTGCAACACACCTAAAACAAAGCCCTTATCTCATTCACCAGAGTGGGTTTAGAGTGGCACTCAGCCTTATCTTAACTTAGATCCTAAAACTGACTCACCTCAGTGGGTTTCCTACCCAGCAGCAGGTAGGTTGCGGTGATCTCATCATACTTCATCCGGGTCAGTGACTCATGGATCTCCTCACGGGAGTAACCCATTCCAACCATTATgtctacaaaaaaataaataaatatatatatattttatatatataaaatctggtAATGAGAAGCTGGGGTTTTGCTGAGCGAAGTTTTATTAGGGGAAAAGTTTTATTAGGGGAAAAATACATATctatttcttattaataaattaaaaaaacagcttaaagcatttaaattacTCCCAAATTGCATTACAGTGTAGATATCtcagtaaaatattataatgttataatgtcGAATATAAACACACAGGTGGCATTATTTACAAAGGCGCAGACAGTAGAGATAGAGACATGATACTGCAGTAGCATGCTGAGAAATCCAATCCAATTACACCACCAGGGGCTgatcttttattttgtctgcTTTGATCATGTTTTCTCTAATTATCTTACTTTTAATACTTAATTCcctaaactaataaaaaacagtTGAGCTCCTGGCCCCAGACTGAACACTAGAAAGGTTCTTTGAAATTGACAAACTGGGATCTATTGATGGTGTGTTTGAAGGACAGACTGCCCAGTGGAAAGCACCGTGATGCCAGTGCTTCATCGATTCCTCATCACCGAGGCCCAGCGGCACATTAAACACTATCAGCCTCACATGAAATGATTCCAGGCTAACACTTTGTTTTGAGTCAAAATAATGACGCGCTGCttgcacgcgcgcgcacacatacagtGACAATTCAAGATTAAATAGCAAAGACAAGCCAAAACAGCCTGTGGTTTATTTCACATAGCACTTCCTTGTCTGAACTGCAAACCTAAATACACTACCAGAAACCTCATATTTCCCAACTCTTTGTAGTTTAATTCTTAttacataattaatataataacatctatacagtatataatcaaaGGGAGGGCTTATAAACATGATGAGTGGGGTATATCAAATTTATACCTCAAATTTAGTCACATACATAACCATAAACtatatgatatgcagtgacCTAAAATAGAAAGATTTTACAACCATGAAAATATTGTACTAAAGAATCCAATTAAACTAAATAgagaattaaaatagaaataaataaatcacacaaaaaCAGAATGTACAAAAGGAAACTATAAAACGTGAGGTACTGAAGTGTACAAATATAAATTCGATTTTATCTGATTCTTTTACGCAAGGTAAATTGCCTGCATCATTTAATGAGACTCTATAGCAAAGGGGGATAAAGACATTACCGAGGactcttcatatagaccaatctctcttcataatgtggatgttaaaatctTGCTTAAGTCTTAGCTTTTAGATTAGAGAATGTATTACTCAAATTATATCTGAGGACCAAACCAGTTTGTATCAAAAACCGCCATTCTCATTTAAATAGAGGGGATTTCCGAGTGTTGTCTCTTTGAATGCTGAAAAAGCTTTAGACCACGTGGAAAGGGGGTGTTTATTTAAGatcttaaaaattttttattttggatcaAGTTTAATCACTTCAGATTAAGGTCAGGTTATAATTTTGAAGCCCTATTGCTTTAGGCCTGACAAATTCTCAGCAATCTcaaccattcagccttcagcggggaactcgAGGGTAACCTTGCCACTGAGCCATTAGCAATTACATTCCATAGTTGaagggatatatctgggatttggatGAAGGGAGAACAAcaaagtttccctttatgcagatgatcatttattttccaTATCGGATCCAATCACCTCTCAGCCACCTTCGCAGTAATTGCTTAGTGAATTCAGTCATTTCTCaggatataaattgaatttgcacaaaagggaaattttttatatatagtgcaGTACTAACAACAAATGTACAAACAAGATCAGTTTACCTATCGTGCTATCATAGTTacaaggaggaaaaaaactttttaaagaaaattttgttGGGTTGCTGAATCAATCAAAAAGGGACTTGGGACAATGGTTGCCAttgtccatgtccctggtggaCTGAATTaacgtcattaaaatgaacattCTTCCTAAATATTTAGATCTTTTTCAGTcagtaattgtttttatttccaaatCTTACTTTGACGCATTAGATTCAATTATATCATCTTACCATTGGAAAGGTAAGCAACGTCGATTGAACAAGTCCCTTCTTCAAACATCTAAAAGAGAGATAGTGGCATGGCTCTACCTAATTTTGGTTTTTACTACTGGGAAGTTACACATTTAATGTTTCaacttttgggcatatttttaTAACTAACCTAATCGATTTGCCTGAGTAGAAATGGAGACAAACCCTGTCAAAAAATCTGATTATGCACTTGGATCTGCACTTCCCATCCTCTcaattaaatcaatcaataactCAGTTATTAGACATACtttgagagtatgggctcagttttttttctttagggagggggggaagggggggttCCACTCTCCAGTCCTATTATCTCTAACCATTTCTTTCTACCTTGTTCACATGATTTACGTATTTCAAGGATggcttttgttttaataaacattacgAATATTTTTATCGGTCATAAGTTTGCATTGTTGAACAGCTGTCTGAATGGTTTAACCTCTAAATCTCACTTTTTCGGATACTTGCACACAAGTCACTTTACACATTAGTTATTTGATACCAAAATTCCCTGAGGCTCCTAATGCtaatattacaaataatttcCTCTGATTGTCCCCACTGCATAAAGacctaatatccactatttatggtggaCTAATGAGTTTGAGTTCCCACCCCTTTGAGTAAAATTGAGTAAAAAATCTCACACTGTCAGATGATACATGGAACTCAATTCTTAAGCGCATCAACTCAACCTCCGTATGTGCCCACCACTCCAACGGTAAGCTTTATCGTTTCTACCCAGTTGTTGATTattgctgtgataaatgtaaaagtggagaggtgtctattattatatgtattgtATGTACGTGCCCtgatttggaaaaattctggagagATCCGTCTTACATACTGAATTGAAATCTAGAACCTGACTCTCCTAATTGCTCTTTTTGGGCCCAAGCATTATGACAGCAGCCCCATGATGTTATATTGTGTTAAAGGCCCtattgttcttctaaggataATATGATCAAGACAATGCAGatgcaaaattgttaaaggTTTTTTGATACTGCAAATGGCGGTAGCGATGCCTTAAAAACTTATGACGAAAAGTGTTTAATTACTTCTTGAGTTACATCATATTAACTGACGTCATAGAGTAatgcttttttccagcatctggggcttttttGGGGGCTTAACATAAAATTCCCTATATTCTAATATTATGTCATGTTGGTATTGGTATTTCCCCTTTAATTGCATGTGCCCATTGTGTCCACTGTCTTTTTGGTGAGTCTGGGCAGTGGACATAGTTTCATACATAATTCATAGATGAATCCCGATTGGTTGGTTTTCATCTTTGTATGGATTTGtttcttcctcttctcctcatttttatttagcaaattaattagcaaataaatatattttacccCTTTTTTGCCCACAAAACAAGACTTCCAGCTCTatgtctttgtttctttcttttccttctttaaatATGCCTGATGTCTAGCCTTTTATGGACGAGTAAGGCTGGCTATTGTAGGATTGTACATCTTAAATTCAGCTGACCTACAGCACACTTTCCAGTGAACATGACACCACAAGTCAGTTACACAAAGAGAACTAGATTTGGAAATCAGAAACAATGTAAGttcccttttttattgtttacaaCATTAACTTGAACAGATAATCATGCAAGTCATGTGGTTTAGCTgctgtggttaaaaaaataataaaaaaaaactggtgtcGTACCTATTCTTTTCTGGTCTGAGATGTCAAGCTCTGGCTCCACAAAGGGCTTGAGTTCATCTTCTTCAAAGCCAGCATTGATCCACCTGTCCTTCATGATTTGCTGGAGTGGACGCACAGAATTACATAACGGCTTAGATGCAACTTTAGGCACTAAAAATGTTAAGTGATTCAAAAGATAGGAACTTGAAAGAGAGAGGCTTAAACAGGACAGGAAGTTTCATAGTGCACTATGAATAACAAATTGCCAATAGCAATGCTATATATACACTATTAGCTAAAGTAAACGTCCGTTGACCGCTGAAATAGTTTTTTGAAGATCTCGAACAAAGGTTTATAAAATAAACGAGCTGCATACTTTATGCTTTTTACAGATTATAAGTATTATATACCTTTATAGAGCACATCTCCAAATATTTCCGATACAGTGTGTTGTTTATAGCTTGTATGCTCTTTAGGCCATGCAATATTTACAGAGGCTGGTCAGTTGAAAAATCCCCAGCAACTAAGCTTTAATGTTCATGAAGCGCTCAAAGCATTAGTCCCTTACAGAGTTGAGTGATGCTAAGTGGGAACTTCTAAATTATTCACAATATAAGCAGATAATGCTTTGTTCAATGTACTATGGCAATTCTGTATGGTTGTCGTCTTTTAGTGAAGTGTGCACCTCAGCAGGCTTAGTTCTTTTTGGGACAACACCCGTTCCTCTAAATCGGTCATGGAGTATACGCTTGTGCATGACCCCCTCCCCCCACTTATGACCAAAGATGCCAGTGGCTCGTGGACTGTGGTGGGAAGGGCAAGGAGACTTTAGCtctaaaataaattcaaacatgtttttgttttctcttaccTCAAGTGTACCCCGTTTGATAGGATTGAGCACCAGGAAGCGCTTGAGGAGGTTTTCACAGTCAGTTGACATGTAGAAGGGAATGCGATACTTCCCTCTTAGCACTCGCTCTCGCAGCTCCTGCATCAATCAGCACAATACAGACACAGGAAACAGGATCTTTAAACACCTAGCTAGGGGAAGTGGTACTGATAAACTGAACCAGTTTCACCCGGATACTCCATGGGAACATCCCAGGCTGAAGGTAGATTTATAACAATTACTCGAAAGATGGTTTCACTGTGGATCCTGAAGTTATTGTTAGactattcatacacacacatataaacatacacactagcacgcacacgcacacgcaaacacacacgcaaacacacacgcaaacacaaatgGAACTGTCAATTCTAAAATCAGAACCCAAATGTGTTCGAATGGTCCAGTAAATCAAGAGACCTCAATTCAGTCCAGATTCAATGGTTGAAATAATTTTGGTACAgttcctggaaaaaaaatcaggatcaGATTGCGATGCCGatggagatttcaaaacattCTGAGATGTAACTGCAACACCACAAAAtgtagttcaagttcaagtagggtGAATATGTATACAAGGCTCTGTACACCTGGGTCAGGGCACTTGAGACTTTTCATTAGGACATACTAACCTTAAGGTTTTGGCCATCAAAAGGCAGCGATCCACTGACTAGTGTGTAGAGAATGACCCCAAGGCTCCAGACGTCCACCTCGGGTCCATCGTACTTCTTTCCCTGAAACAGCTCGGGAGCGGCATACGGAGGACTGCCGCAGAACGTGTCCAACTTGTTGCCCAGCGTGAACTCGTTACTGAAGCCAAAGTCTGCTATCTTAATGTTCATATCTGCATCAAGCAGCAGATTCTCTGCCTAAGAGTGGGAGAGCAAACAAAGATGAGCAATGGCACGCTCCAACGAACTTTAAGCACAGCAGACTGTAATTCATCAGAAATATAAATTGTCAACTCTACAAAGACAATGAGTGGCAAATTAAAGTGTATAATGTTActacaaaaaaagaaggaagaataTTATGTACAGATCATTTGCCACCATCCCATGGagcaaatgatttttttccccctgctctTGACAAGGTTTTTAAGGTCTTATGAATCATTCAAAGAAGACATAATATGGAAACACAGAGACTAAAAATGGAAATAGATGAGCAAGCAGGAGCATTTCTTCCCTATCACTCAAGCATCTGCCCAGCGCTCCTGCTGATGATTATAATGCATGTACACGCGATCATTATTCCACCAACTGCCGCGTGAGAAAGTCCAGTGCTTCAAGGTTATTtagacaaaaaaatgttttattgaagTCTGAATTACTTGCTTATGATTTAATTACAGAAAAGAGTGGTGTAAGGTGTTAAATAGATAAAGTACCCTACAATTTCATGTTGAGAAAACAATATCCGTTTACAAAGAGTGGAACAGTATTCAAATTCATACTGTTCAGTGTATCATGACCTGAAGTTAGGCTACCGCTTAGCGTTAAATAATGCCGAGTGATTTTCtccattaattattttaattctgaTCATCACTGAGGATTTGTAGCAAAAAttcagctgatttttttttctaaattttattactattctggggaaataaataagaaaaactaTTTTGAATAAATTGCTTCTATCACATAGGATgctgtgtaaatagtttagagctcACTGTAAACCTGTAGAATTACAATGAGAAAAGAGTAATGTTTAACCCACTTCAAATGAAAACATctataaatttgtttgtttttttatatttattttgaaatcgGTGTGGTGATACATTAATTGTCACACAAGGAATCACAATGCATAACTGAATAAGTGCGATCATTAGTAACAAATAATGCacaactattttaaaaatacgATTGAAATATTCCTGATTTAAAAGAAGCACTGTTCACTATAGGTAGTATGTGTTCAGAGAATTAAGGTCAGTTTGCCACTGTTTACAAATGTATATGTTTGCAtaataaaggaaaaagaagTCATGTCTTTTTATTTGACTTCACTATACCAAAATTGTACAAAACCTTGAATCAAGGTACGTACCAAATGTGTCTTTTCCCTACTGTTACACCCCAACTGCGTGTTCATGGCACAATCTAAAATTAGACTTCAATTAATCAGTATTTGTTAACCCTCTGGTGTTGTCACTACCATCGACAATACCAAGATGCTAactgtaataatttatttatttatttattttttaaagttaaacatCCAAttccacaccacacacacgacATGCATTAGTCAGGGTGTTTGAGCAGTGAGTGGTTTACAGAAAAATGTTTCTCCCATAGCTCACTCATGACCAATCAGTTGGCAGTTAATTCCTATTGGCACAGAAGACTCTTTCCCAAGCAGTGTGATTGTGTCATTTTCCTGTCTTTGTGGATACTGCTACAGCAACAGTCTTGGGTTCTTACCTTGAGGTCTCTGTGCACAATGTGTTTTTGATGACAGTACTGTACAGCTGAtacgatctaaaaaaaaaaaaaaaaaaaaaaaagagagagagagagaagaagaaaaataacagTATAGTTAGCTATAAAGGTGGAGCACACCAGGACAAATCGAATGACCCGTGATGTGGAGTGGTGTGTGAAAGGCAAATTAATCACATCGACCGCCTTTGCGTGTGCGATTTCCCAGAATCCCACTGATTAAAAGTGGGACAGGTGTCTGGCTAGCACAACATGGTCTGTAGTGATCTGGATAGAGCCACAATCTCTTTGCTAAACCTCATTGTTTTCATGATTTAATGATTTAACATCTACGGAGGGTACACAATCAACTAAGCTTTACCGTTTATGCATTTTAAGTATTAATATTAAAGATAGGCAACAACAAAACTGACAAAGAAACACTCTAACGTGAACAAATAAACAAGACTATGATGACTCTTGTTTATATCATGAATTAATCCACATTATACACCATTTTAGCCACACACTGATATGGATTGGGACTTGAAAAGAAGCAACATTACAGGTTGATGACACATTTCCATCTTTCCCCTTGTCTGACTGGGGAAGAATCTGGAATCATCCACGTGATCCTGTAATGTGCCTAGTGTTACATTTTGACCCAGATAAGCCAGTCGCCTAGCAGCTGCAGCACTACACACTCCAagcaggaggagaaggaggaagaggaggaggaggagagggagaccctgggtatttaaaaaaacctaCACCCAGCCCACCACATGGGGTTACAAGACCAGTGGGTTGTAGTGCTGATGGCAATTACATCGTAACTGCACTGCAGGCatgttaaaatacacacacacacacactaatagcaATATGTCCCAAATCTACAAGATGCCATGTTGCCCGTTTTATATAGTTTTGAGCACACTGCGGTTACATACCTGTCTAAATTTAGCCCTGGCCTCCTTCTCCTTCATCCGGCCGTGTGCTACGAGGTAGTCGAACACCTCCCCTACAAAGAAAACCACACACTGAATTACACAGCTTTCACACTTGCAGTGCACTCCCAGACTTAAAACAGACAATGTAAAGATAACAATAGACTGGCAATGACATTACACATGCTCTCACCTCCACTGGCATATTCCATCACCAGATAAAGGGTTTTCTCCGTTTCTATGACTTCAAACAACTTTACTGGAggacaggagaaaaaaagatcATGAAGCCAAAAAGCAATGTAAACATTTAGTTAGGTCTATACTTTTCTTGAATGGCAGAACAAGAGTTTAGTGATCTTTTTTTGCTTCTTAATAATCGTGAGAATTGTTGGATAAAAACCAGTGTAGTGTGGAGTCAGTAAGACAAGATGCTGGAAACCTCGGACAGGATGTGTAGCACTAAATTAAACCGAGCTGATACGGAAATCAGACATGAGCCAAGGCCAATGTGTTTGAGGTTGATCATTTTTCTCTTTGTAAACATTGAACACTCTACAAgctgtaacaaataaaaaagtttttcaaaacacaaacatgagtaCAATGGCACTCACACAGTAGCAGCACAGTATTCTCTCAGATGGATGTGTTTGCAATCCGTACAGAATTTGTCTCGGTGGGATGTGTTACATGATCATAATTATGTTCATAAGACATTTACTATACTCACTTGGGTGATTCTCTAGTCATTTATATAAACTGAGGTTAAGCATCACTTCTGTTAAACTGTTatgtaatactgtaaatgtcctcACATTACTCTGTACATCGATACGTTAGTGtaccacagcactgttgaaATCTCTAATCGGATTGTATAAAAAGCTGCAAGATCTATATTaatgtgtacattttatatattatattaatgttcCAAAATATTACAGGCTCTTCTAACAGAAGAACCTGTATGGAGGAAACTGCACTAAAACAGTGTGTAAgtgcaaatattaaaatattttctgtgaAGAGTATCAGCACCTTTGTAACAGTTAAAGGTTAAACATGGGAAATGGGCTTCAGGACAAAGACTTTGTAGATTCCTTCGTCTTTTCACTTCCCCCTGCCTTTATTTTGTTAGGTCATGAGCAgtcatttaagcatttcactgcatattatactgtttactgtttgtATACTGTTAGTGGTGgcgtatgtgacaaatgaaattgGAACTTAAATTCACATTCTTAATGTCTTATCAATTGATTATATCTTATAATCAGTTATTTTTAAAGTTGGCATTTGATGAttctgattttgttttatttctaagaACTTTGAATATAATTGACAGCATACAAAAGCATTTATATaacattagtaaaaaaaaatattgtaggtctataataaaatattgcctattagtatttttataatttctatTTAGGATTGACCAATCAATCGATCAAATCCAAGAATTTTTGACCAATTGTGTTCAAGCTAAAAAACGATTGATTTCAGTCACAAGTTGATTGATTGCTGCATCcctagtaaaaatttaaatgagcattaaaaaaaaataaacaaaagaaagtaaGCTGTAACCTTTGACAACTTGCTGTGCTATAAGCTGGAACAGAACACACATTTGCTCTTCTAGGAAAGAAATAAACTTTGGAGTTGTAACATGACcttgttgttaattattttcctatagtAGCTAGCCCTgtcatcatttatttacttatataaaTGATACAAAGATAATAGTAGACATGGCTTTGGGGGGAGGGAATTGGCAAATTGActccaaaatagatttttaaatgatttattatatttataataaagatgCACCGCTCGATCAGCCACGTTGGACATAATTGATTCTGGCTTGGGTGCACACACTTCTGAGTAGTGGAACAGAAACGTGTTTTTAATGGTCGCTTATTATCTAAAGTTGTTCTTTGCTCTGCCTTTTTGTCCAAACTCTGTGAGTCAATTAGTCTTGagtacatttatacacacttttatACCAGCCTCAAAACACCTTGTGCGCCATTTAGTCGGCTCATAACCACTAAAATCGCATTTAAGAGGTACTTGGGGcagtaaaacattaacatttctttataatctttCAGCTGGTACACTCAAAACTATTTATACAATGCCATTCCGTGGGGTaatagtttgtttagaaataatagtTATGATGGAGGCTCGATTTGCGTccctgcgtgcatggagtttgcatgttcttccggtgcttggtgggtttcctccgggtactccggttttctcccacattccaaagacatgtaggttagggtaattggcgctcccaaattgcctgtagtgtgtgtgtgagtgtttgtgtgagtgtttgtatgtctctgtaccctgtgatggattgacaccctgtccagggtgtatcctgcctcgtgccctaagcttcctgagataggctccaggccccccaaactacaggattaagcggtaatgaCGATGATTGACAGTGAGGGAGGGCGTTATGATGGATGACAGAAATAtgtgctgctcagtaaaaaaattaaataaaacaataagagtaTAAAACTTCCAAAAGAATCTGTAGATAACAGCattctaaataaaacaattacattaaatagatcttgtaaatattgtaatgtacaaagaaagaaaactacTTGGCTGGGGCCCAAAAACTACTATATATATTCCATCATAACACCTACAGCATAAACTTCTACAAAACCACATCATGACTGCGTTACACTGCCACATTTGACATATCCTGTACGCAGAACCACTTCCTGGACTCCTCAGCTAATGCAATGCCAACATAAA harbors:
- the mark3b gene encoding MAP/microtubule affinity-regulating kinase 3 isoform X3 — protein: MSTRTPLPTVNERDTENHTSHSDGRNDGATRSSRSGARCRNSIASCADEQPHIGNYRLLKTIGKGNFAKVKLARHILTGREVAIKIIDKTQLNPTSLQKLFREVRIMKILNHPNIVKLFEVIETEKTLYLVMEYASGGEVFDYLVAHGRMKEKEARAKFRQIVSAVQYCHQKHIVHRDLKAENLLLDADMNIKIADFGFSNEFTLGNKLDTFCGSPPYAAPELFQGKKYDGPEVDVWSLGVILYTLVSGSLPFDGQNLKELRERVLRGKYRIPFYMSTDCENLLKRFLVLNPIKRGTLEQIMKDRWINAGFEEDELKPFVEPELDISDQKRIDIMVGMGYSREEIHESLTRMKYDEITATYLLLGRKPTELDATESSSSSNLSLTKVRPNSEHNNGQSPSHLKVQRSTSNQKQRRFSDQAGPAIPSVGYPKRSQTTTADNEHKEESSAQPRKSSSSGSRSMAPASPLLGNANNPNKADIPDRKKGSTAPGSNSVSGGMTRRNTYVCSERNAADRHSVIQNGKENSLSEMPARATASPSPYTAALIASSASVRLRHHKATPLSGSSHTCRSTLPPSDVPAEFFRSNTTTASSQRNPGASSHSISSSTPPDRLRFPRGTASRSTFHGGQLRDRRTATYNGPPASPTLSHDATPLSQSRSRGSTNLFTKLTSKLTRRNMSFRFTKSRNVSGDQKEDQKDTKPRSLRFTWSMKTTSAMEASDMMREIRKVLDANNCDYEQRERFLLLCVHGDGHAESLVQWEMEVCKLPRLSLNGVRFKRISGTSIAFKNIASKIANELKL
- the mark3b gene encoding MAP/microtubule affinity-regulating kinase 3 isoform X1, whose amino-acid sequence is MSTRTPLPTVNERDTENHTSHSDGRNDGATRSSRSGARCRNSIASCADEQPHIGNYRLLKTIGKGNFAKVKLARHILTGREVAIKIIDKTQLNPTSLQKLFREVRIMKILNHPNIVKLFEVIETEKTLYLVMEYASGGEVFDYLVAHGRMKEKEARAKFRQIVSAVQYCHQKHIVHRDLKAENLLLDADMNIKIADFGFSNEFTLGNKLDTFCGSPPYAAPELFQGKKYDGPEVDVWSLGVILYTLVSGSLPFDGQNLKELRERVLRGKYRIPFYMSTDCENLLKRFLVLNPIKRGTLEQIMKDRWINAGFEEDELKPFVEPELDISDQKRIDIMVGMGYSREEIHESLTRMKYDEITATYLLLGRKPTELDATESSSSSNLSLTKVRPNSEHNNGQSPSHLKVQRSTSNQKQRRFSDQAGPAIPSVGYPKRSQTTTADNEHKEESSAQPRKSSSSGSRSMAPASPLLGNANNPNKADIPDRKKGSTAPGSNSVSGGMTRRNTYVCSERNAADRHSVIQNGKENSTTTASSQRNPGASSHSISSSTPPDRLRFPRGTASRSTFHGGQLRDRRTATYNGPPASPTLSHDATPLSQSRSRGSTNLFTKLTSKLTRRNMSFRFTKSRNVSGDQKEDQKDTKPRSLRFTWSMKTTSAMEASDMMREIRKVLDANNCDYEQRERFLLLCVHGDGHAESLVQWEMEVCKLPRLSLNGVRFKRISGTSIAFKNIASKIANELKL
- the mark3b gene encoding MAP/microtubule affinity-regulating kinase 3 isoform X2, whose protein sequence is MSTRTPLPTVNERDTENHTSHSDGRNDGATRSSRSGARCRNSIASCADEQPHIGNYRLLKTIGKGNFAKVKLARHILTGREVAIKIIDKTQLNPTSLQKLFREVRIMKILNHPNIVKLFEVIETEKTLYLVMEYASGGEVFDYLVAHGRMKEKEARAKFRQIVSAVQYCHQKHIVHRDLKAENLLLDADMNIKIADFGFSNEFTLGNKLDTFCGSPPYAAPELFQGKKYDGPEVDVWSLGVILYTLVSGSLPFDGQNLKELRERVLRGKYRIPFYMSTDCENLLKRFLVLNPIKRGTLEQIMKDRWINAGFEEDELKPFVEPELDISDQKRIDIMVGMGYSREEIHESLTRMKYDEITATYLLLGRKPTELDATESSSSSNLSLTKVRPNSEHNNGQSPSHLKVQRSTSNQKQRRFSDQAGPAIPSVGYPKRSQTTTADNEHKEESSAQPRKSSSSGSRSMAPASPLLGNANNPNKADIPDRKKGSTAPGSNSVSGGMTRRNTYVCSERNAADRHSVIQNGKENSTTTASSQRNPGASSHSISSSTPPDRLRFPRGTASRSTFHGGQLRDRRTATYNGPPASPTLSHDATPLSQSRSRGSTNLFTKLTSKLTRSRNVSGDQKEDQKDTKPRSLRFTWSMKTTSAMEASDMMREIRKVLDANNCDYEQRERFLLLCVHGDGHAESLVQWEMEVCKLPRLSLNGVRFKRISGTSIAFKNIASKIANELKL